One window of Mangrovibacterium diazotrophicum genomic DNA carries:
- a CDS encoding SusC/RagA family TonB-linked outer membrane protein, with the protein MKKITLLLAILAIWVSAALAQTREITGTVTSSEDGYSLPGVSVSVKGTTIGTITDIDGKYTIYVPESATTLVFSFVGMRTIEQPITGNAINVALRQETVGVDEVIVVAYGTKTKRALTGAVTSVGSDVLENQTAISPLRALQGSAPGVNILTSGGQPGENPTIRIRGIGSVNLSNDPLIVVDGIVFSGNLNSISAEQIETINILKDASASALYGSRASNGVILITTKSGKYGSKEAKISFNAKVGVSNPAVDTYDLVSAEDYMKYSWEALKNRSMYYDGNSEAAASTYATNNLISSLRYNPYSVSNPVGTDGQIVSGAEQLWDTDWYDELTNDNAFYNEYNLNASGGSEDINYFISGSYLNQDGAVIESNFERYSARVNLNVKLKDWLELSTNNSYSKSIQNYPNQEGTSYTSSLQWVYVVPNIYPLYARDADGNLKYDSAGNPIYDYGNASGQSVNAVRPTLGGENAVSSNKINDILYTRTNLLSATSMKFDLYKGLSFKTTLGYERYLFDSYEYDHNQYGSAASVNGRVSQERSITESLTWTNLLNYATTINDHTINVDVISETFDYKYDYLNAQATGFLPNVKVISGSTVPESVGGYINQTRLVSYLARADYSFKQKYFIDFSFRRDASTKFSKDNRWGNFFSVGGSWIVSDEAFLSSVEQISLLKIRSSYGELGNNQGIGYFPYLEGYDTGWSNGDNSGVLQGGVVDPNIKWEKTGLFNVALDYGFLNNRITGTIEYYNKKSIDLLFDKPLAPSLGDPSIFTNIGTVKNTGWEFMVNTVNVHKGDIYWTSSFNISTNKNEILKLPQDEITNGTKKWMVGKSIYDFFIREYAGVNPANGNAMWYMDADDGSKVLTEDYSDATQYYQGSALPDVIGGVSSYFKYKGFDLNILFNYSFGGKIYDSSYAGLMNSLESAGDQLSADIKDRWQQPGDITDVPKLYQANNDYNAVSTRFLFDNDYVRLKALTIGYNLPKSVTSKANLQNVRVYMQADNIWTYQSHKGIDPEQNIAGTTNNRSNQMKTISFGLNIDL; encoded by the coding sequence ATGAAAAAAATCACGCTATTGCTTGCAATTCTAGCAATTTGGGTGAGTGCTGCTTTGGCACAAACCCGAGAAATTACAGGTACCGTGACCAGTTCGGAAGATGGATATTCACTTCCGGGAGTATCGGTTTCAGTGAAAGGAACCACCATAGGTACTATTACCGACATCGACGGTAAGTACACGATCTATGTGCCGGAATCTGCAACGACTCTGGTATTTTCTTTTGTTGGTATGCGAACGATAGAGCAACCAATTACAGGGAATGCGATAAACGTTGCGCTTCGTCAGGAAACAGTGGGCGTTGACGAAGTAATTGTAGTTGCCTACGGTACAAAGACCAAGCGTGCTTTAACCGGGGCTGTCACCAGCGTCGGCTCCGACGTACTGGAAAATCAAACAGCAATTTCTCCGTTACGGGCTCTCCAGGGGTCTGCTCCTGGAGTAAACATTCTGACCTCGGGTGGTCAGCCGGGTGAAAACCCAACAATCCGTATCCGTGGTATTGGTAGTGTGAACTTATCGAATGACCCACTGATCGTTGTCGATGGAATTGTTTTCTCTGGAAACCTCAACTCTATTAGTGCCGAACAAATTGAAACAATCAACATTCTGAAGGATGCGTCTGCTTCTGCATTGTACGGATCACGTGCGTCAAACGGGGTTATCCTAATCACGACCAAGAGCGGGAAATACGGTAGTAAAGAAGCGAAAATCAGTTTCAATGCAAAAGTTGGTGTTTCCAATCCTGCTGTTGACACCTATGACCTGGTTTCAGCCGAAGACTACATGAAGTATTCGTGGGAAGCATTGAAAAACCGCAGCATGTATTACGACGGCAATTCAGAAGCTGCAGCATCAACTTATGCCACCAATAACCTAATCAGCTCATTGCGTTACAATCCATACAGCGTGTCTAATCCGGTCGGAACTGATGGCCAAATCGTATCCGGAGCTGAGCAGCTTTGGGATACCGATTGGTATGATGAACTAACCAACGACAACGCTTTTTACAACGAATACAATTTGAATGCTTCCGGAGGTTCCGAAGACATCAACTACTTCATCAGTGGTAGCTACCTGAATCAGGACGGTGCTGTTATCGAATCAAACTTCGAACGTTATTCAGCACGTGTAAACCTGAATGTGAAGCTGAAAGACTGGTTGGAGTTATCAACTAACAACTCTTATTCTAAATCCATTCAGAACTACCCGAACCAGGAAGGTACATCGTACACCAGCTCCTTACAATGGGTTTATGTGGTTCCAAACATCTACCCGCTGTATGCCAGAGACGCTGATGGAAACCTGAAATATGACTCTGCCGGAAATCCGATTTATGATTACGGTAATGCAAGTGGTCAATCGGTCAATGCGGTTCGTCCGACCCTCGGTGGAGAAAATGCCGTTTCTTCCAATAAAATCAACGACATTCTGTATACAAGAACCAACTTGTTGTCGGCAACTTCCATGAAATTCGACCTGTACAAAGGTTTGTCTTTCAAAACAACCTTAGGCTACGAAAGATACCTGTTCGACTCGTACGAATACGATCATAACCAATATGGTTCTGCCGCATCTGTTAATGGTCGCGTTTCTCAGGAACGTTCGATCACTGAATCGTTGACCTGGACAAACTTACTGAACTACGCCACGACAATTAACGACCATACCATTAATGTCGACGTGATTTCAGAAACGTTTGATTACAAATACGATTATTTGAATGCACAGGCAACCGGTTTCCTTCCGAATGTGAAAGTTATTTCCGGAAGTACAGTTCCTGAATCAGTGGGTGGATACATCAACCAAACGAGACTGGTCAGTTACCTGGCTCGTGCCGATTACAGCTTCAAACAGAAATACTTCATCGATTTCAGCTTCCGCCGCGATGCATCGACAAAATTCTCGAAAGACAATCGTTGGGGTAACTTCTTCTCTGTGGGAGGTAGCTGGATTGTATCCGACGAAGCTTTCCTGTCTTCAGTCGAGCAAATTTCACTGTTGAAAATTCGTAGTTCTTACGGAGAATTAGGCAACAACCAAGGTATCGGATACTTCCCTTATTTGGAAGGTTACGACACTGGCTGGAGCAACGGCGACAACAGCGGCGTTCTGCAAGGTGGTGTTGTTGATCCAAACATCAAGTGGGAGAAAACCGGTTTGTTCAATGTTGCCTTGGATTATGGCTTCCTGAATAACCGTATTACAGGTACAATTGAATATTACAACAAGAAGTCAATCGACCTGCTATTCGATAAACCGCTGGCTCCGTCTTTAGGTGACCCATCTATTTTCACCAATATTGGTACAGTTAAAAACACCGGTTGGGAATTCATGGTTAACACGGTTAACGTGCACAAAGGAGACATTTACTGGACGTCTTCATTCAACATCTCAACCAACAAAAACGAAATCCTGAAATTACCACAGGATGAGATTACAAACGGTACCAAAAAATGGATGGTCGGTAAATCAATTTACGACTTCTTCATCCGCGAGTATGCAGGCGTAAACCCGGCGAACGGTAATGCCATGTGGTATATGGACGCTGATGATGGTTCGAAGGTTTTAACTGAGGATTACTCCGATGCAACGCAATACTACCAGGGATCGGCGCTTCCTGATGTTATCGGTGGTGTTTCTTCTTATTTCAAATACAAAGGATTCGACCTGAATATTCTTTTCAACTACAGCTTTGGCGGAAAAATCTACGATTCATCTTATGCCGGTTTGATGAATAGTTTGGAGTCAGCCGGTGACCAGCTTTCTGCCGATATCAAAGACAGATGGCAACAACCAGGCGACATTACCGACGTACCAAAACTGTACCAGGCAAACAACGATTACAACGCGGTTTCTACGAGATTCCTGTTCGATAACGATTATGTACGTTTGAAAGCATTGACAATCGGCTATAATCTACCGAAGTCTGTGACCAGCAAAGCAAACCTTCAGAACGTAAGAGTTTACATGCAGGCTGACAACATCTGGACTTACCAGTCGCACAAGGGAATCGACCCGGAGCAGAACATTGCCGGTACAACAAACAACCGTTCGAACCAAATGAAAACCATCTCATTTGGTCTAAACATTGATTTATAA
- a CDS encoding YjjG family noncanonical pyrimidine nucleotidase, whose translation MGFNPKYTHLFFDLDNTLWDFDHNAKLAMYDTVEEMNLLEQLEDFDEFYNFYENVNNQLWDAYRKKEIFKNELITKRFSDTLSEFGIKSIDPIAMNECYLEHMAKQTTLVEGTIELLTTLKQRNFRLMIITNGFREVQLNKLKNSGLAQFFDHVFISEDLNFPKPDIRVFQHAIRSSNAKKEKSIMIGDNWETDIIGARNFGIDQIFFSKDRKNELYPFDSILDNQKNDIFSSEPPSLKTFCIQKLTNILLII comes from the coding sequence ATGGGTTTCAATCCGAAATACACACATCTTTTTTTCGACCTGGATAACACGCTTTGGGACTTTGACCACAACGCTAAGCTGGCAATGTATGATACTGTAGAAGAAATGAACTTACTCGAACAGCTGGAAGACTTCGATGAGTTCTATAATTTTTACGAAAATGTCAACAACCAACTTTGGGACGCGTACCGCAAAAAGGAAATCTTTAAAAATGAATTAATCACCAAACGTTTCTCCGACACGCTGAGCGAATTCGGAATAAAAAGCATCGACCCGATAGCAATGAACGAATGCTACCTGGAACACATGGCGAAACAAACCACTTTGGTAGAAGGTACCATAGAATTGCTGACGACTTTGAAACAACGAAACTTCCGCCTAATGATCATAACGAATGGATTTCGGGAAGTGCAACTCAACAAATTAAAAAATTCCGGATTAGCACAATTCTTCGACCATGTGTTTATTTCAGAGGATCTTAACTTCCCAAAACCCGACATCCGCGTTTTTCAACACGCCATTCGCAGCAGCAACGCCAAAAAGGAAAAAAGCATCATGATTGGTGACAACTGGGAAACCGATATTATTGGAGCCCGAAACTTCGGAATTGATCAGATTTTTTTCTCAAAAGACAGAAAAAATGAACTTTACCCCTTCGATTCAATCTTGGACAATCAAAAAAATGACATTTTTTCTAGCGAACCCCCTTCTTTGAAGACATTCTGTATTCAAAAATTAACAAATATTTTACTCATTATTTGA
- a CDS encoding SusD/RagB family nutrient-binding outer membrane lipoprotein: MKRILYFLPILFVFATTSCTDKFEEFNTDTKNPSVVPGESLFTNAQKELSDYVNNTSVNINIFKLISQYWTETTYIDEANYDLVTRNIAQNIFNRGYLIVLNDLKEAATLIEATEVNSSETAVKNNKLQIIEIMNVYVFAHLVDVFGAVPYTEALNIADVYPSYDAGSDIYADLFTRLDAAIAGLDASADSYDNADLYYGGDVASWVKFANTLKIRMAITTADANDSYSKSAIEAAVDGAFESNDDDCLLQYLSSSPNYNQLYADLVASGRHDFVPANTIVDVMNDLDDPRRSVYFTETDTSTVTGVEKLAYVGGEYGYSNSYSQYSHIGDMIQEPTFPGIMLTYSELCFYLAEAAERGYDVDGTAAEWYGKGIEASFDFWGVSGAEAYIAKTDVAYATASGTWKEKIGVQSWLANYTRGATAYNTWRRLDYPIFNLPEDAESYSDIPVRFTFPVNEQTLNAENYAAASTMIGGDVISTKIFWDKN; this comes from the coding sequence ATGAAAAGAATACTATATTTTTTACCTATCTTATTCGTATTTGCGACCACTTCGTGTACGGATAAATTTGAGGAGTTCAACACGGACACAAAGAACCCGTCTGTGGTTCCCGGTGAGTCATTGTTTACGAATGCACAAAAGGAACTTTCAGACTATGTCAACAACACGAGCGTTAACATCAATATTTTCAAACTCATTTCTCAATACTGGACTGAGACAACTTATATTGATGAAGCGAACTACGACTTGGTAACCCGTAACATCGCACAAAACATCTTCAACCGTGGCTACCTGATCGTATTGAACGACTTAAAAGAAGCGGCAACATTGATCGAGGCAACCGAGGTGAATTCTTCAGAAACAGCGGTTAAAAACAACAAACTTCAGATTATCGAAATCATGAATGTTTATGTGTTTGCTCACCTGGTAGACGTGTTTGGTGCCGTTCCTTATACTGAAGCATTAAACATCGCAGACGTATACCCATCTTATGATGCAGGTTCAGATATCTATGCTGACTTGTTCACTCGTTTAGATGCTGCGATTGCCGGCCTTGATGCCAGCGCAGATAGCTACGACAATGCAGACTTGTATTACGGTGGAGACGTTGCTTCATGGGTAAAATTCGCCAACACGTTGAAAATCCGTATGGCCATCACAACTGCTGATGCAAACGACTCATATTCAAAATCAGCGATTGAAGCAGCTGTAGATGGCGCGTTCGAATCAAACGACGACGACTGCTTGTTGCAATACCTTTCTTCATCTCCAAACTACAACCAATTGTACGCTGACCTGGTTGCTTCAGGTCGTCACGACTTTGTTCCTGCCAATACAATTGTTGACGTAATGAACGATTTGGACGATCCACGTAGATCAGTTTATTTTACTGAGACAGACACATCAACAGTCACAGGTGTTGAAAAACTGGCTTATGTTGGTGGCGAATACGGATACTCTAACTCTTACAGCCAATATTCACATATCGGCGATATGATTCAGGAACCTACTTTTCCAGGAATCATGTTGACTTATTCCGAGCTTTGTTTCTACTTGGCAGAAGCAGCTGAAAGAGGTTACGATGTTGACGGTACAGCGGCTGAATGGTACGGCAAAGGTATCGAAGCTTCATTTGATTTCTGGGGAGTTAGCGGAGCGGAAGCCTATATCGCAAAAACAGACGTTGCTTACGCTACTGCAAGCGGTACCTGGAAAGAAAAAATCGGGGTACAATCGTGGTTAGCAAACTACACTCGTGGTGCAACAGCTTACAATACCTGGAGAAGATTGGACTACCCGATCTTCAACCTTCCTGAAGATGCTGAGAGCTACAGTGACATACCTGTACGTTTTACATTCCCTGTAAACGAACAAACATTGAATGCTGAAAACTATGCTGCGGCATCAACAATGATTGGTGGCGACGTAATTTCAACAAAAATCTTCTGGGATAAAAATTAA
- a CDS encoding RagB/SusD family nutrient uptake outer membrane protein, protein MKNINRILLGVLVLFAFSGCESYLDEPKPTDSLTSDAIYSSTEGVDAYLSGIYRNMRAQYEYSTDVATTDVGGIYSMYFARAVKGKDLIQNSWYNFDYENDNREPTYRRTRVTWQFLFDLVNHANTLIQGVTNGTLSDADKAIYIAHGKALRAYFYFQLALEYQLSYAVDPSAPAPPLYDQVEYEAKGMSTLAELYTLIVQDINDAIADLPEDRLNKSYINKSVAYGLKARILMAMNKDWDQVEAAANAAYGGDPDAALYASEYGAGFDDINASEWMWGMDQQADQSNYYYVAPHAFTDHFADAYFGTYIDENFVANFSGTDVRSLFFNIYGGESGDWWEFVTSKFVFSFSADIPIMRTPEMILMEAEAMYHQGRETEAHDLLFTLQSDRDPYAVQSSATGTALLEEILLERRKEMYGELGVEWFDAKRLQRGIVRGANHRVVLTLDPNDKRFFLKIPQTEIDANPNIDASVNDGR, encoded by the coding sequence ATGAAAAATATAAATAGAATATTATTGGGAGTTTTGGTATTATTTGCCTTCTCCGGCTGTGAGTCGTACTTGGACGAGCCCAAACCTACTGACAGCTTAACTTCTGACGCCATTTACTCTTCGACGGAAGGTGTGGATGCCTACCTTTCAGGGATCTATCGCAACATGCGCGCTCAATACGAATATTCAACGGATGTTGCCACAACTGATGTCGGTGGTATTTACTCCATGTATTTTGCTCGTGCGGTAAAAGGAAAAGACCTGATTCAGAACTCATGGTACAACTTCGATTACGAGAATGACAACCGCGAACCCACCTACCGTCGTACACGGGTAACCTGGCAGTTCCTGTTCGACCTCGTTAACCACGCCAATACTCTTATTCAGGGAGTAACGAATGGTACTCTCTCTGATGCCGACAAGGCAATCTACATTGCCCACGGAAAAGCACTGAGAGCATATTTCTACTTCCAACTCGCTTTGGAATACCAACTTTCTTACGCTGTTGACCCGAGCGCTCCGGCCCCACCTCTCTACGACCAGGTAGAATATGAAGCAAAGGGAATGAGTACCTTGGCAGAACTTTACACCCTGATCGTGCAGGACATCAACGATGCAATCGCCGATTTACCTGAAGACAGGCTCAATAAGTCCTACATTAATAAATCGGTCGCGTACGGGTTGAAAGCACGGATTCTGATGGCAATGAACAAAGATTGGGATCAGGTTGAAGCAGCTGCCAACGCAGCCTACGGCGGCGATCCTGATGCAGCGCTGTATGCATCAGAATACGGCGCAGGTTTCGACGACATTAACGCCAGCGAATGGATGTGGGGAATGGACCAACAAGCGGATCAAAGTAACTACTATTACGTTGCCCCGCACGCTTTCACCGACCACTTTGCTGATGCCTACTTTGGAACCTACATCGACGAGAACTTTGTTGCTAACTTCTCCGGCACCGACGTTCGCAGTTTATTCTTCAATATTTACGGTGGTGAATCCGGCGACTGGTGGGAATTTGTAACCAGCAAATTTGTATTCTCATTCTCCGCAGATATTCCAATTATGCGTACGCCTGAAATGATTTTGATGGAAGCAGAAGCCATGTATCACCAGGGTAGGGAGACAGAAGCACATGACTTACTTTTCACGTTGCAGTCTGACCGCGATCCTTATGCCGTTCAATCATCTGCGACAGGAACCGCTTTGTTGGAAGAGATCCTGTTAGAAAGAAGAAAAGAAATGTACGGCGAGCTCGGCGTAGAATGGTTTGATGCAAAACGCCTTCAGCGTGGTATCGTCAGAGGTGCAAACCACCGGGTTGTGCTAACACTTGATCCGAATGACAAGCGTTTCTTCCTGAAAATTCCGCAAACTGAAATTGATGCCAACCCGAACATTGATGCTTCGGTAAACGATGGACGTTAA
- a CDS encoding DUF4843 domain-containing protein — translation MKKLTYILVLLTFGAFLNSCSDDPEFTKNLNFISFEIQIPTIVVEKEGTTEATVHVYSTQKTGSDRTFSVEVVEDATTANPESYSIPATVTIPANSSVGTITVTAVDNNLGEDPVTIGLQIADEIGLFTGDPAELTIQKHCELDINEFVGTYSGETMGGWGSTNVVTSLDGDGNLQITGVGVSFLTGYWGEEIVTMETLPVDVDLESGEFTIEEAAYITTTWDGAPQPTYYLSAHGFLNACSGTMYLYYDFNQAGVGSYVEYFGDQDYFTEIISIE, via the coding sequence ATGAAAAAACTAACATACATATTGGTACTCCTGACATTTGGGGCATTCCTAAACAGCTGTTCCGATGATCCCGAGTTCACTAAAAATCTGAATTTCATTTCATTTGAAATTCAGATTCCTACAATAGTCGTTGAAAAAGAGGGTACAACCGAAGCTACTGTCCATGTTTACAGTACTCAAAAAACAGGTTCAGACCGGACTTTCAGCGTTGAAGTAGTTGAAGATGCGACAACCGCGAACCCTGAAAGTTACTCTATTCCGGCAACAGTAACAATTCCGGCAAACTCAAGCGTTGGAACAATTACCGTTACTGCCGTAGATAATAATCTTGGTGAAGACCCAGTCACAATAGGCCTTCAAATCGCTGACGAAATCGGGCTGTTCACGGGAGATCCAGCTGAACTGACAATCCAGAAACACTGCGAATTAGATATCAATGAGTTCGTTGGAACATATAGCGGAGAAACAATGGGCGGCTGGGGTTCAACTAACGTTGTCACTTCTTTAGATGGAGACGGGAACCTTCAAATTACCGGAGTTGGAGTTTCCTTCTTAACAGGATACTGGGGAGAAGAAATCGTAACGATGGAGACGCTACCTGTAGACGTCGATTTAGAATCAGGCGAATTTACGATTGAAGAAGCAGCGTATATCACCACAACGTGGGATGGAGCTCCGCAACCAACCTACTACCTGTCGGCACACGGATTCCTAAATGCCTGTTCCGGCACTATGTATTTGTATTATGATTTCAACCAAGCCGGTGTTGGCTCATATGTCGAATACTTTGGAGACCAAGATTATTTCACTGAAATAATTTCCATTGAATAA
- a CDS encoding SusC/RagA family TonB-linked outer membrane protein: protein MKKIALLLAIFAIGLQSVLAQTKEITGTVTSADDGSTIPGVSVSVKGTTLGTITDLDGNYSMKVPQDAKTLVFSFVGMQTLEVVIEGATVNAALQSDVVGINEVVVTALGISRERKSLGYAVQEVSGEEVNNTKGDNFVTSLSGRVSGIQVKNNTNFGGSTNVIIRGSSSLTGNNQALFIVDGIPIDNANTNNSGQTTGRSGYDYGNAAADINPNDIESISVLKGAAATALYGSRAANGVILITTKKGKDSAGKGPQVKVSSNVTISKIDKKTFPEYQTSYGAGYGDYYYSDGDHPGLEYYADVNGDGVTDYTTPYYEDASRGEKFDASLMVYQWDALYADSPNYLKATPWVAGANGPESFFETGVSTSNSVDVSGGDDQTTYRFNYTYFDQSGVMPNSHLDKHNLMFNGSHKILDNLKITSSANYIRTSGKGRPSTGYSDNIMSSFRQWYQVNVDLGLQEQMYKKTHQNITWNPVAYDDLAPAYWDNPYWVRYENYETDGRSRLIGYAQLDWDITSDLSAMGRYSIDTYEELQEERKAVGSGAGEFGVDRPDVTSGYSRYTKAFTETNLDLMLNYHKSFTEDLDFTAILGMNVRRTKNETVYASTNNGLAVEGLYALSNSVDAMLPPEEVFYRVGVNGIFGSVSLGYKNTLFLDGTLRRDQSSTLPEANNTYYYPSVTTSFIFSNLAEADWMSLGKVRLNYAEVGNSAPALSTKDVYSANSPFSGTSLVTLPNTKKNSTLKPERTKSWEAGLEMNFVKNRVGFDLAFYKTNTTDQLMPVTVSYATGFSSNWVNAGELQNKGIELAIMGTPVKSKDFRWDARLNWSTNKNEVISLYKDESGNQITNLQLASFQGGVSTNARVGQPYGTILGSDFQYADNGGKIVSQTTGRYLKTSTNDQVIGDTNPDWNAGLSNSFKYKNLALSFLIDWQKGGDVFSLDLWYGMGTGLYKETAGLNDLGNEKRSAIEKNSDGTYASTSGGTINPGVDADGNPNTVRVSNQNYGADGWAVSPNKKFVYDASYIKLREVTLTYDLPKSIVNKLYLENASIGIVASNLWIIHKNLPYADPEASQGSGNYQGWQSGVMPANKNFGFTLNLQF, encoded by the coding sequence ATGAAAAAAATCGCATTATTGCTTGCAATTTTTGCAATTGGTTTGCAGTCTGTATTGGCTCAAACCAAGGAAATTACAGGTACTGTGACTTCCGCGGATGACGGAAGTACCATACCCGGTGTTTCTGTATCGGTTAAGGGGACAACCCTGGGAACAATTACCGACCTGGATGGTAACTATTCCATGAAAGTACCTCAAGATGCCAAGACATTGGTATTCTCATTTGTTGGTATGCAAACATTGGAAGTAGTTATCGAAGGTGCAACTGTTAACGCTGCTCTTCAATCAGACGTAGTTGGTATCAACGAAGTAGTTGTAACTGCCTTGGGTATTTCACGTGAAAGAAAGTCATTGGGATACGCAGTACAGGAAGTTTCAGGGGAAGAAGTTAACAACACAAAAGGTGACAACTTCGTAACTTCTCTGTCAGGCCGTGTTTCAGGTATCCAGGTGAAAAACAACACGAACTTCGGTGGTTCTACCAACGTTATTATCCGAGGTTCTTCATCGTTGACCGGTAACAACCAGGCTTTGTTTATTGTAGACGGAATTCCAATCGACAACGCCAATACTAACAATTCTGGTCAGACGACTGGTCGTAGTGGTTATGACTACGGTAACGCTGCTGCCGACATCAACCCGAATGACATCGAGTCAATCAGTGTTTTGAAAGGTGCTGCAGCAACTGCACTTTATGGTTCTCGTGCTGCCAACGGTGTTATCTTGATTACAACTAAGAAAGGTAAAGACAGTGCCGGTAAAGGTCCACAAGTAAAAGTTAGTTCGAACGTGACCATCAGCAAGATCGACAAAAAAACTTTCCCGGAGTATCAAACAAGCTACGGTGCAGGTTATGGTGATTACTACTATAGTGATGGTGATCATCCTGGTTTGGAGTACTATGCTGACGTTAACGGCGATGGTGTAACCGATTATACAACTCCTTACTATGAAGATGCTTCTCGTGGTGAAAAATTCGACGCAAGTTTGATGGTTTATCAATGGGACGCTCTTTATGCGGATTCTCCAAACTACCTGAAAGCAACACCATGGGTTGCCGGAGCAAATGGCCCGGAAAGTTTCTTCGAAACAGGTGTTAGCACATCAAACTCAGTTGACGTATCTGGTGGTGACGATCAAACAACTTATCGTTTCAACTACACCTATTTCGATCAATCAGGTGTAATGCCAAACAGCCACTTGGACAAACACAACCTGATGTTCAACGGTTCACACAAAATTTTGGACAATTTGAAAATCACTTCTTCTGCAAACTACATCAGAACAAGTGGTAAAGGTCGTCCTTCAACTGGTTACTCAGATAACATCATGTCTTCGTTCCGTCAGTGGTACCAAGTAAACGTTGACCTTGGTTTGCAAGAACAAATGTACAAGAAGACACACCAAAACATTACCTGGAACCCGGTTGCATACGACGACCTAGCTCCTGCATACTGGGATAACCCATACTGGGTACGTTACGAAAATTATGAGACTGACGGCAGAAGTCGTTTAATCGGATATGCTCAGTTGGATTGGGATATTACAAGCGATTTGAGTGCAATGGGTCGTTACTCAATCGACACCTACGAAGAATTACAAGAAGAACGTAAAGCAGTTGGTTCTGGTGCCGGTGAATTCGGTGTTGACCGTCCTGACGTAACTTCAGGTTACAGCCGCTACACAAAAGCGTTTACTGAAACGAACCTTGACCTGATGTTGAACTACCACAAATCGTTCACTGAAGACTTGGATTTCACTGCCATATTGGGTATGAACGTTCGCCGTACTAAAAACGAAACTGTTTATGCATCAACCAACAACGGATTAGCTGTAGAAGGTTTGTATGCGCTTAGTAACAGTGTTGACGCGATGTTACCTCCAGAGGAAGTTTTCTATCGCGTAGGTGTTAACGGTATTTTTGGTAGCGTTTCATTGGGCTACAAAAACACTTTGTTCTTAGACGGTACTTTGCGTCGCGACCAATCTTCAACATTGCCAGAAGCAAACAACACTTACTACTACCCATCTGTAACTACCAGCTTTATCTTCTCAAACTTAGCAGAAGCTGACTGGATGTCATTGGGTAAAGTTCGTTTGAACTACGCTGAAGTAGGTAACTCTGCTCCGGCATTGAGCACAAAAGATGTTTACTCTGCAAACTCTCCGTTCAGTGGTACTTCTTTGGTTACGTTACCAAACACAAAGAAAAATTCAACACTGAAACCAGAAAGAACAAAATCCTGGGAAGCTGGTTTGGAAATGAACTTTGTGAAAAACCGCGTTGGATTTGACTTAGCTTTCTATAAAACCAACACCACCGACCAATTGATGCCAGTAACTGTATCTTATGCAACTGGATTCTCTTCAAACTGGGTGAATGCCGGTGAACTCCAAAACAAAGGGATTGAATTGGCAATTATGGGTACTCCTGTAAAATCAAAAGATTTTAGATGGGATGCTCGTTTGAACTGGTCAACCAATAAAAACGAAGTAATTTCGTTGTACAAAGACGAATCAGGCAACCAAATTACAAACTTGCAATTAGCTAGCTTCCAAGGTGGTGTTTCTACTAATGCTCGCGTTGGACAACCTTACGGAACCATCCTGGGTTCTGACTTCCAATACGCTGACAACGGTGGTAAAATTGTAAGCCAAACAACAGGTCGCTACCTGAAAACTTCAACCAACGACCAGGTAATTGGTGATACTAACCCAGACTGGAACGCTGGTTTATCAAACTCATTCAAATACAAAAACCTGGCGTTGAGCTTCCTGATCGACTGGCAAAAAGGTGGTGATGTATTCTCGCTTGACTTGTGGTACGGTATGGGAACCGGTCTGTACAAAGAGACTGCCGGCTTGAATGACCTGGGTAACGAAAAACGTTCTGCGATTGAGAAAAACTCAGACGGAACATATGCATCTACCAGTGGTGGTACAATCAACCCGGGTGTTGATGCTGACGGAAACCCAAATACTGTTCGCGTAAGCAACCAAAACTACGGTGCTGATGGTTGGGCTGTGAGTCCGAATAAAAAATTCGTTTACGATGCTTCTTACATCAAATTGAGAGAAGTAACATTGACTTATGATCTTCCTAAGAGCATCGTCAACAAATTGTACCTGGAAAACGCTTCTATCGGAATCGTAGCTTCAAACCTTTGGATTATCCACAAAAACCTGCCTTATGCTGATCCGGAAGCCAGTCAAGGTTCGGGTAACTACCAAGGATGGCAGAGTGGTGTAATGCCAGCAAACAAAAACTTTGGTTTCACTCTGAATCTTCAATTTTAA